From Candidatus Neomarinimicrobiota bacterium:
ATGATGAGGGCAAGCGCTGCGCCGAGACCCTCTGTTTTGATTATCACCGGCAAAACCAGGTCGAAATCAAAGTAGCCCGGATATTTAATACCTATGGCCCCAATATGGATCTTAATGATGGACGGGTTATCAGTAATTTCATCATGCAGGCCCTGCAAAATAAGCCCCTGACGGTCTACGGTGACGGCAACCAGACCCGGAGCTTCTGTTATGTGGACGATATGGTACGGGGCCTGATCGCCCTTATGGACAGTCCGCCTGGGTTTACCGGCCCGGTGAACCTGGGCAATTCCCACGAACTGACGGTACTGGAACTCGCCGAAAAGATTATCGCCAAGACTGGTTCCTCGTCCGCCATTGACTACTACCCCCGCCCCACCGACGATCCCGAGCAGCGTCAACCGGACATCGAACTAGCCCGCAAAAGTCTAAATTGGGAGCCAAGTGTATCATTAGACGACGGACTTGAAAAAACCATTGCTTATTTCAGATCATTGCTCGACTATCCGCTGCAAGCGTAATTCTGTTGGTAGCAGCCAGCAGTGGGCTGAAAGCCTAGCTGATACCATAAAAACTCAAGGCCGGGACAAGTAACCCTGAGCCGGTGATGCGCATCGGTATCAGCCATAGAGAAGCTGTCGCTGGGGACTATCAAGTCCCCAGGGGCAAGTGGGTCCCAAATACAAATTTATATCTGCAAAGGACCCGGGTATCCTCCACAGGACTCCAGTTAGGGACATGCTCCTGTCAGCGGCTGGATGCCTGGGCTATGTAAGCTAAGCTCGTCATGACCAGGCTGCCTGGCTGGTCCCGCCTTTTCAAATCCTAAGACTGAGTCCAGCATGTTTTGCGCAAATTTATTCTTGCTTCTAGACCATTGATTTATGAATTTGAACCTATCTTTTCTCCAGAAAGAGGGAACCTACTTTCATCTGATGAGTATGACGGGCTGATAGAACTAATTTCCTTTCGTACTAAATGCTTAAAAATAATTCATTTATCCGCCGCAACTGGCGTGTTATCGTCGCCCTTGTCACCTACCTCATCGACTCCTTAGCTATATTTACCTGCGGAACCACCACCTGGTATCTGCTGTCTCGCTTTTACCCGGGTCCCGTCACAAAACCCACTGCAGCCCTTCTGCTGGTCATCTCCTTCTGGGCGATCCTATCCTTCTTTGCCCTCGTAATCGGGCTCTACCGCCAACTATACCCACTCAATTCCAGCTCCCACTACTTATTAGCGGCCAAATCGTACGTCTACGCTGTAGCCTTCATCCTGATATCATTCTATTTTTTGCATTTAGTTAACATTCCCAGAAGTTTTATTCTCCTATGCCTCGTGCTGATACCCATTCACTTTATCATTGGCCGCGGTCTGCTCACGCTCCTCCACCAAGTCTTCCAGCATATCGGACTCGGGATCCATAATGTGCTTCTCTTGTTAGATGGCAAAACGACCGACAGTATCCCGCGACAGCTGATAAGGCTGCCCAGTTTAGGTTATAACATACGGGGACTTCTAGTCAATTCAAAGGAGAGCCGTATCAAGAATGGCCATTTCCTTGGGAAAGAAGTACCAATTTATACCCTGTCTCAAATTGACAATATTATCCCCCGAGAGGAGATCGACCGAATCTTCATCCCATCAACCAGCTTCGTCGTCAACGGTTTCCACGATATCATTGAAAAATGCAAGCATCATCAGATTAAGCTCAAAGTTGTATCACCTGAAGCGAGCAGTTTATTGCGAATGGCAAGGGTCCACGACCTGGCAGGAATAACCCTCTACACCACACCCCGATGGAGAATAGAATTGGCAAAGCGGGTTATAAAAAGAATCTTCGATGTAATCGGGGCCACGATACTCATTCTAATGCTTTCACCAGTCTTTCTCCTAACCAGCATAGCTATATTCATTGAGTCCGGCTGGCCGATCTATTATACCCAAAGGCGCGCATCCGTCAAAGGCGGCAAAGAATTTAAGTTTATTAAATTTAGAAGCATGATCCATGGCGCTGAAAAGATCAGGGAGTACCTCTCAGATCTGAATGAAGCCAGCGGCGCCCTTTTTAAAATGAAAAACGATCCCCGCATGACCAAGGTGGGGCGCTTTATCCGAAAGTTCAGCATCGATGAACTGCCGCAACTTTTCAATGTATTGATTGGTGACATGAGTCTGGTTGGCCCTCGACCGCTGCCGATCGAGGATTTTGAGAAGGTGAAGGTGGAAAATGATTTCTGGGAGGCCATTAGCGATCGAGCCAAGGCAAAGCCTGGAATAACCGGCCTGTGGCAAATCTCAGGCCGCAGCGATCTCAGTTTTAATGAAATGGTCCTGCTGGACCTTTATTATGTCGAACACCAGTCGCTCATCTTCGACCTGGAAATCCTATTTGAGACCATACCGGCCGTACTCTTCAGTAGGGGGGCCTACTAACCCTTACTCCCAAGGCCCTACCTCTACCTCGCTACCAGGTTAAAACAAAGCCTTGAGGCACACATTCATTAAAATGGGGCACTAGCCTATAAATGCGCCAGTATGTGTGGGGCATCACAGTAAAGATGGTTTGAACTTCGTTAAGATAGACCATGATCATTCGCTCATCCATCCGTTTGCATATCAGTAGTGACCAGATCGGAAAAGGCACCATTTGCTAAAGCAAATGCAATATCAGATTTTATTATTTAAATTAATTTGTTATAAAATTATGAATCGGTCAGTAAGCATGGGAGCCGCTCAGTGACGGTTATCAATCATCACTTGAAACGTGCGGCGCAAGTCATGCGGACAGAGAAAGAAACGAACATTTTACCACTTAAACTTTACCCTTCTAGGTACCGAAGGTGGTTTTTCTAAATAAGTAGGCGATTTCAGTGCCTAAGAAACTATTCGAGGTAACGTAAATGAAAATAGCAATCATCGGCACCGGGTACGTTGGTCTGGTTACCGGCGCCTGCTTTGCCCACATGGGTAACACTGTTATCTGCGCTGATATCGACCGTAAAAAAATTGACCTGCTCAAATACGGCCAGATCCCCATTTATGAGCCGGGGCTGAAGGAGCTGGTAGAAAGCAATCTGAAGGAAGGGCGGCTGGCTTTCAAAACCAGTATCGCCGAGGCTGTAAAAACCAGCGAATTCATCTTTGTTGCTGTCGGTACACCCAAGGACCGCGATGGAAGTGCGGACTTAAATCAAGTATTGGAAGTTGCCCGGAGTATCGGGCAGACGTTGGATGGGCATCGCATTATTATCACCAAATCAACCGTACCGGTCGGTACTACGCACAAGGTCAAAGAGATTATCAACGAGGTTTTGAGACAAAGGGGCCTGGATCTAACATTTAACGTCGTATCAAATCCCGAGTTCTTAAAGGAAGGTCGAGCGGTTTCCGATTTCTTGAGCCCGGACCGCATCATCATTGGCACCGACTGCACCGAAGCCAAAGAGCGTATGCAAGCCTTGTACGATCCCTTCTGCCGCACCGACGAAAACCGAATCATCTTTATGGATATTGTCTCCGCCGAACTCACCAAATACGCCGCCAATGCTATGCTGGCAACCCGGATTTCCTTTATGAACGAAATTGCCGCCATCTGCGAGGCCACAGGTGCCAACGTCGACCACATCCGGGTTGGCATCGGCAGTGACAATCGCATCGGCCGCCGCTTTCTGTTCCCCGGCGTCGGCTATGGCGGATCATGTTTCCCTAAAGACGTTCGCGCC
This genomic window contains:
- a CDS encoding UDP-glucuronic acid decarboxylase family protein — translated: MTGNKANRSNQASPFVEPHRILVTGGAGFLGSHLCRQLIKQGQEVLCLDNFFTGHKRNIQDLLDHPNFELVRHDIVNPIFLEVDQIYNLACPASPVHYQYNPVKTIKTSVMGTINMLGLAKRVKARVLQASTSEVYGDPQVHPQPESYWGHVNPIGRRSCYDEGKRCAETLCFDYHRQNQVEIKVARIFNTYGPNMDLNDGRVISNFIMQALQNKPLTVYGDGNQTRSFCYVDDMVRGLIALMDSPPGFTGPVNLGNSHELTVLELAEKIIAKTGSSSAIDYYPRPTDDPEQRQPDIELARKSLNWEPSVSLDDGLEKTIAYFRSLLDYPLQA
- a CDS encoding sugar transferase; amino-acid sequence: MLKNNSFIRRNWRVIVALVTYLIDSLAIFTCGTTTWYLLSRFYPGPVTKPTAALLLVISFWAILSFFALVIGLYRQLYPLNSSSHYLLAAKSYVYAVAFILISFYFLHLVNIPRSFILLCLVLIPIHFIIGRGLLTLLHQVFQHIGLGIHNVLLLLDGKTTDSIPRQLIRLPSLGYNIRGLLVNSKESRIKNGHFLGKEVPIYTLSQIDNIIPREEIDRIFIPSTSFVVNGFHDIIEKCKHHQIKLKVVSPEASSLLRMARVHDLAGITLYTTPRWRIELAKRVIKRIFDVIGATILILMLSPVFLLTSIAIFIESGWPIYYTQRRASVKGGKEFKFIKFRSMIHGAEKIREYLSDLNEASGALFKMKNDPRMTKVGRFIRKFSIDELPQLFNVLIGDMSLVGPRPLPIEDFEKVKVENDFWEAISDRAKAKPGITGLWQISGRSDLSFNEMVLLDLYYVEHQSLIFDLEILFETIPAVLFSRGAY
- a CDS encoding UDP-glucose/GDP-mannose dehydrogenase family protein, with product MKIAIIGTGYVGLVTGACFAHMGNTVICADIDRKKIDLLKYGQIPIYEPGLKELVESNLKEGRLAFKTSIAEAVKTSEFIFVAVGTPKDRDGSADLNQVLEVARSIGQTLDGHRIIITKSTVPVGTTHKVKEIINEVLRQRGLDLTFNVVSNPEFLKEGRAVSDFLSPDRIIIGTDCTEAKERMQALYDPFCRTDENRIIFMDIVSAELTKYAANAMLATRISFMNEIAAICEATGANVDHIRVGIGSDNRIGRRFLFPGVGYGGSCFPKDVRALIGTAEELGIQPRILTAVDEVNTIQRQYLVNKISNYYGQSGLAGKTFAVWGLSFKPETDDVRESPAADIIAGLLKAGAKVVAYDPVAEESFRRTYNLPIQYSQGMYECLEGADALVLITEWHQFRRPDFARMRQALAQPVIFDGRNQYELDYLRERGFTYISIGRKSASPDQSTT